The Hippoglossus stenolepis isolate QCI-W04-F060 chromosome 11, HSTE1.2, whole genome shotgun sequence genome includes a window with the following:
- the retreg1 gene encoding reticulophagy regulator 1 isoform X1, whose product MMPLSREAGAAGGGQPGLQSPEPRGEEPGPGPAGCRLCGLVNWRQRPCRTSALCAAANTGMWFVAFSSLRAYSLLAVLLAALVVMVTVRDVAWSRYTGAHSWRSMTASWEIIDSGQDGRSGTGPHLSDSIKLFLQETSAFKQQNPGKFCLLVCSLCTFLAVVGRYIPGIVILYILVLGVFLWPLISSHDIGLWLEPVLQKLDFGIGELLQKIKENHEKRMMQTQTEEGVESDLSSMFPQLDSTVCKDMSVSDTEVSEVTWTDNGTFNLSEGHTPQTENSEDLDREEAFIGGLQEFPSLDNGATTNGDDDDDLGLPLPFKSKHTPPPHKDQSNDKALELVNQMAGDFIAAAVTAAIQERIEAAVGFTALSRDTDRSRLRESTRLLELAEESDSEVEDFELLDQSELEQLEGELGLEEKKTQVKEEAHAKTDGSASTGFFTKLLRRH is encoded by the exons ATGATGCCGCTGAGCCGGGAAGCAGGAGCCGCGGGCGGCGGGCAGCCGGGTCTGCAGAGCCCGGAGCCCCGCGGCGAGGAGCCGGGCCCCGGGCCCGCAGGGTGTCGTCTCTGCGGCCTGGTGAACTGGAGGCAGAGGCCGTGCAGGACCTCAGCGCTGTGTGCTGCAGCCAACACGGGCATGTG GTTTGTGGCCTTCAGCTCTCTCAGGGCCTACAGCCTCCTGGCCGTCCTGCTGGCCGCgctggttgtcatggtgaccgTCAGAGACGTCGCTTGGTCCAGATACACAG GAGCTCACTCATGGCGCAGCATGACTGCAAG CTGGGAGATCATTGACTCAGGCCAGGATGGCCGGTCTGGGACTGGACCTCATCTCAGCGACTCCATCAAACTTTTCCTCCAGGAGACATCGGCTTTCAAACAGCAAAACCCCGGCAAG TTTTGCCTGCTGGTTTGCAGTCTGTGCACCTTTCTCGCTGTCGTGGGACGCTACATTCCAGGGATTGTCATCTTGTACATTCTCG tgctgGGCGTCTTCCTGTGGCCTCTGATTTCATCTCATGACATTGGTTTGTGGCTGGAGCCGGTTCTGCAGAAGCTGGACTTTGGCATTGGAGAGCTCCTTcagaaaatcaaagaaaaccATG AGAAGAGAATGATGCAGACTCAGACTGAGGAGGGGGTGGAGTCCGACCTGTCCTCCATGTTCCCTCAG CTCGACTCCACCGTGTGTAAGGACATGTCCGTATCGGACACAGAGGTGTCTGAGGTGACGTGGACGGACAACGGCACTTTCAACCTTTCAGAAggacacacaccacagacggAGAACTCAGAGG ACCTCGACAGAGAGGAAGCGTTCATCGGTGGCCTCCAAGAATTCCCTTCACTCGACAACGGCGCAACGACCAATGGCGACGACGACGATGACCTCGGCCTTCCCTTGCCATTCAAATCCAAGCATACACCCCCTCCTCACAAAGACCAATCCAACGACAAAGCGCTCGAATTGGTCAACCAGATGGCGGGAGACTTCATCGCCGCCGCGGTTACAGCTGCCATCCAGGAGAGAATAGAAGCAGCGGTTGGCTTCACGGCATTGAGCCGCGACACGGATCGGTCCAGACTCCGGGAGTCCACCAGGCTGCTGGAGTTGGCCGAGGAGTCGGACAGCGAGGTGGAGGACTTTGAGCTGTTGGACCAGTCGGAGCTGGAGCAACTGGAGGGGGAACTGGGGCTGGAAGAGAAGAAGACCCAGGTCAAAGAGGAGGCACATGCCAAGACGGACGGGTCGGCCTCAACTGGATTCTTCACCAAACTCCTCAGACGCCACTGA
- the retreg1 gene encoding reticulophagy regulator 1 isoform X2 encodes MKCDIFAAKYPKCLWSSCDRSWEIIDSGQDGRSGTGPHLSDSIKLFLQETSAFKQQNPGKFCLLVCSLCTFLAVVGRYIPGIVILYILVLGVFLWPLISSHDIGLWLEPVLQKLDFGIGELLQKIKENHEKRMMQTQTEEGVESDLSSMFPQLDSTVCKDMSVSDTEVSEVTWTDNGTFNLSEGHTPQTENSEDLDREEAFIGGLQEFPSLDNGATTNGDDDDDLGLPLPFKSKHTPPPHKDQSNDKALELVNQMAGDFIAAAVTAAIQERIEAAVGFTALSRDTDRSRLRESTRLLELAEESDSEVEDFELLDQSELEQLEGELGLEEKKTQVKEEAHAKTDGSASTGFFTKLLRRH; translated from the exons ATGAAATGTGATATATTTGCCGCCAAGTACCCAAAGTGTTTATGGAGCTCATGTGACAGGAG CTGGGAGATCATTGACTCAGGCCAGGATGGCCGGTCTGGGACTGGACCTCATCTCAGCGACTCCATCAAACTTTTCCTCCAGGAGACATCGGCTTTCAAACAGCAAAACCCCGGCAAG TTTTGCCTGCTGGTTTGCAGTCTGTGCACCTTTCTCGCTGTCGTGGGACGCTACATTCCAGGGATTGTCATCTTGTACATTCTCG tgctgGGCGTCTTCCTGTGGCCTCTGATTTCATCTCATGACATTGGTTTGTGGCTGGAGCCGGTTCTGCAGAAGCTGGACTTTGGCATTGGAGAGCTCCTTcagaaaatcaaagaaaaccATG AGAAGAGAATGATGCAGACTCAGACTGAGGAGGGGGTGGAGTCCGACCTGTCCTCCATGTTCCCTCAG CTCGACTCCACCGTGTGTAAGGACATGTCCGTATCGGACACAGAGGTGTCTGAGGTGACGTGGACGGACAACGGCACTTTCAACCTTTCAGAAggacacacaccacagacggAGAACTCAGAGG ACCTCGACAGAGAGGAAGCGTTCATCGGTGGCCTCCAAGAATTCCCTTCACTCGACAACGGCGCAACGACCAATGGCGACGACGACGATGACCTCGGCCTTCCCTTGCCATTCAAATCCAAGCATACACCCCCTCCTCACAAAGACCAATCCAACGACAAAGCGCTCGAATTGGTCAACCAGATGGCGGGAGACTTCATCGCCGCCGCGGTTACAGCTGCCATCCAGGAGAGAATAGAAGCAGCGGTTGGCTTCACGGCATTGAGCCGCGACACGGATCGGTCCAGACTCCGGGAGTCCACCAGGCTGCTGGAGTTGGCCGAGGAGTCGGACAGCGAGGTGGAGGACTTTGAGCTGTTGGACCAGTCGGAGCTGGAGCAACTGGAGGGGGAACTGGGGCTGGAAGAGAAGAAGACCCAGGTCAAAGAGGAGGCACATGCCAAGACGGACGGGTCGGCCTCAACTGGATTCTTCACCAAACTCCTCAGACGCCACTGA
- the rnf182 gene encoding E3 ubiquitin-protein ligase RNF182 gives MMIELQSTEDGGGGGCGHMDILSPEELECKICYWAYNLRSRRPKVLECCHRLCAKCLTKILDLGESPPNVVVCPFCRYITRLPGEAVSSLPDDCNLLAALTLQSRNQRNLHFHQESTTELLLSPRRLNSLMGNNAPVMSPSPSSSASSATTYSSIRSSPNFVVITIMEPPPAPASNQDLHHQPHGSHTSSRGYRSSSLDSMASITQRWTVWNCAALLCQTSARALVWVLGLLYFSSLPMGVYLLIMQRTTLGVLLVSLVPASLVTIMVYGFCQCICHEFWDCMPP, from the coding sequence ATGATGATTGAGCTGCAAAGCACCGAggacggtggtggtggtggctgtgGCCACATGGACATACTGAGCCCGGAGGAGCTGGAGTGTAAGATCTGCTATTGGGCGTACAATCTCAGGAGTCGCAGGCCAAAGGTGCTCGAGTGCTGCCACCGCCTGTGCGCTAAATGCCTCACTAAGATCCTGGATCTGGGTGAGTCGCCCCCCAACGTTGTAGTGTGCCCATTCTGCCGATACATCACCAGACTTCCCGGGGAGGCCGTGAGCAGTTTGCCAGATGACTGCAACCTGTTGGCAGCACTTACTCTCCAAAGCAGGAATCAGAGGAACCTCCACTTCCACCAGGAGTCGACCACGGAGCTGCTCCTCAGCCCAAGGCGCTTAAACTCGCTGATGGGCAACAACGCACCAGTGATGTccccttccccttcctcctccgcctcttccGCCACTACTTACTCCTCCATCCGGAGCTCCCCCAACTTTGTCGTCATCACCATAATGGAACCTCCGCCAGCCCCTGCCTCAAACCAGGATCTCCACCATCAGCCACATGGATCACACACATCAAGCCGGGGCTACCGCTCGTCCAGTCTGGACTCCATGGCGTCCATCACGCAGAGGTGGACGGTGTGGAACTGTGCAGCTCTCCTGTGCCAGACATCTGCCAGGGCACTGGTGTGGGTGCTGGGGCTGCTGTACTTCAGCTCGCTGCCCATGGGGGTGTACCTGCTCATCATGCAGAGGACAACGCTCGGCGTGCTGCTGGTGAGCCTGGTTCCTGCCAGCCTCGTCACGATCATGGTCTATGGATTCTGCCAGTGTATCTGCCATGAATTCTGGGACTGCATGCCACCATAA
- the ranbp9 gene encoding ran-binding protein 9, producing MSGQSSGCGFLMSVVVHGDAALNEQEKELNQRLRRLYPAVNETETPLPRSWSPKDKFSYIGLSQNNLRVHYKGHGKTPKDAASVRATHPIPAACGVYYFEVKIISKGRDGYMGIGLSAQGVNMNRLPGWDKHSYGYHGDDGHSFCSSGTGQPYGPTFTTGDVIGCCVNLINNTCFYTKNGHSLGIAFTDLPPNLYPTVGLQTPGEVVDANFGQHPFVFDIEDYMREWRTKIQAQIDRFPIGEREGEWQSMIQKMVASYLVHHSYCATAEAFAKSTDQAVHEELASIKNRQKIQKLVLSGRMGEAIETTQQLYPNLLERNPDLLFMLKVRQFIEMVNGTDSEVRCLGGRSPKSQDSYPGSPRPFSSPSHKASSSQPYLTGFDSNCCNGVTSNKSHSSSPHSHKPCPPSTGSTLPASDISLNGSRSQQPITSNDIDMEVDHFTNGVTESSSNGFLNGSSKHTVEPDDCDADMEVESAQSKRQLCGGSQAAIERMIHFGRELQSMSEHLRRECGKNSTNKKMLKDAFSLLAYSDPWNSPVGYQLDAIQREPVCSTLNSAILETHNLPKQPPLAQAVGQAAQCLAIMARTGSGSCAFASVDDYLH from the exons ATGTCTGGACAGTCGTCGGGCTGCGGCTTTCTCATGTCGGTGGTCGTCCACGGAGACGCGGCTCTGAACGAGCAGGAAAAGGAGCTCAACCAGCGACTCCGACGGCTCTACCCCGCCGTCAATGAAACCGAGACCCCGCTCCCTCGCTCCTGGAGCCCGAAGGACAAGTTCAGCTACATCGGGCTCTCCCAGAACAACCTGCGCGTGCACTACAAAG GTCATGGCAAAACTCCTAAAGATGCAGCGTCTGTACGCGCCACTCATCCCATCCCAGCCGCCTGCGGGGTCTACTACTTCGAGGTGAAAATCATCAGTAAAGGCCGAGATGG GTACATGGGCATCGGCCTCTCAGCTCAGGGTGTGAACATGAACAGACTGCCCG GTTGGGACAAGCACTCGTATGGTTACCACGGAGATGATGGACACTCCTTCTGCTCGTCCGGCACTGGGCAACCTTACGGACCCACGTTTACAACGGGCGACGTGATTGGCTGCTGCGTTAACCTCATCAACAACACGTGCTTCTACACAAAGAATGGCCACAGCCTAG GTATTGCCTTCACAGACCTACCA CCAAACCTGTACCCGACCGTCGGCCTTCAGACTCCAGGGGAGGTGGTTGATGCAAACTTCGGCCAACACCCCTTTGTGTTCGACATTGAGGACTACATGCGAGAGTGGAGGACAAAGATCCAGGCCCAGATCGATCGCTTCCCCATCGGGGAGCGCGAGGGCGAGTGGCAGTCCATGATCCAGAA AATGGTGGCTTCCTACCTGGTGCACCACAGCTATTGTGCCACAGCTGAAGCCTTTGCCAAATCCACCGACCAGGCCGTACACGAGGAGCTGGCCTCCATCAAAAATCGACAGA AAATCCAGAAGCTGGTGTTGTCGGGTAGAATGGGCGAGGCCATCGAGACCACCCAGCAGCTCTATCCCAACCTCCTGGAGAGGAACCCAGACCTGCTCTTCATGCTCAA GGTGAGACAGTTCATCGAGATGGTGAATGGGACGGACAGTGAGGTGAGGTGTCTGGGAGGTCGCAGCCCGAAGTCTCAGGACAGTTACCCCGGCTCCCCGCGACCCTTCAGCAGCCCGAGCCACAAAGCCAGCAGCTCCCAGCCGTACCTCACAG GGTTTGACAGCAACTGCTGTAATGGCGTGACGTCTAATAAGAGCCACAGCTCCTCCCCTCACAGTCACAAGCCCTGCCCTCCGAGCACTGGCTCCACCCTCCCAGCGTCTGACATCAGCCTCAACGGGAGCCGCAGTCAACAGCCCATAACCAG caATGACATAGATATGGAGGTTGACCACTTCACCAACGGAGTGACAGAATCCTCCTCCAATGGTTTCCTCAACGGCAGCTCTAAACACACCGTGGAGCCCGACGACTGTGACGCAGACATGG AAGTGGAATCTGCTCAGTCCAAGCGGCAGCTGTGCGGTGGGAGCCAGGCAGCCATCGAGAGAATGATCCATTTCGGCAGGGAGCTCCAGAGCATGAGCGAACACCTCCGCCGTGAGTGTGGCAAGAACTCGACTAACAAGAAGATGCTCAAG gatGCGTTCAGCCTTCTCGCCTACTCAGACCCATGGAACAGTCCAGTCGGCTACCAGCTGGACGCCATTCAAAGAGAGCCCGTCTGCTCCACCCTCAACAGTGCAATATTAG AGACTCACAACCTGCCCAAGCAGCCCCCTCTGGCCCAGGCCGTGGGTCAGGCCGCCCAGTGCCTTGCCATCATGGCACGGACTGGCAGTGGCTCCTGCGCCTTCGCCTCAGTGGACGATTACTTGCACTAG